The window GGCGGAGGCCATCGCCGCAGCGGAGATCGTGGAGCGGACCGTAGACCGCACGGTGGAGCTGGATTTTCCCTATGTGGCGATGAACGACATCATGCGGGTCGTCAAGGAGGAGCAGCCGAAGGTGGTGTCGCAGACCTTCGACAACCTCTGTTCCATGCGGCTGACCATCCGCGAAAGCCGTGCGGAGGTGCTTATCGAAAAGTTGAAAAAGGCCGGAGGAAGCATTGCAGACGGTGACAATGAAAAATGAAAAAAAAGAATTAAAAATTGGAAGTTTTGCGCTGTTTTATTTCTGTCATTGCGAGCGAACGCAAGAGAGCGCGGCAATCTGCGCCGAAAGTGCGGCCTTGAAAGTTTCAATCAGATCGCCACGGCATCTTCGATGCCTCGCAATGACGATTCTCTGATTTTTAATTGCACATCATGAAACACGAAAACGCAATCTATATAAAAGGTGCGCGGGTCCACAACCTCCGCAACATCGAGGTCGAGATCCCGCACGACAAACTGGTCGTCATCACGGGCCTTTCGGGCTCGGGAAAATCGACGCTGGCCTTCGACACGATCTTCGCCGAAGGGCAGCGCCGCTACGTCGAGAGCCTCTCGGCCTATGCGCGCCAGTTCCTCGGCAAGATCAACAAACCCGACGTGGACATCATCACGGGCATCGCGCCGGCCATCGCCATCGAGCAGAAGGTCAACACGCGCAACCCCCGTTCGACGGTGGGCACGACGACCGAGATATACGACTACCTCAAACTGTTATATGCCCGCATCGGGCACACCTTTTCGCCCGTCTCGGGCGAGGAGGTGCGCTGTTTCAGCGTGGACGACGTGGCGGCGTGGATTCTCGCGCATGCGGACCAGCGCGTGGTGATCGGCGCCCCGCTGGCGCTCGCCGAAGGTCAGGGGATCATCGAAAAACTGATGCTGCTGCTCTCGGAGGGCCTGATGAGGGTCTACATGGACGGCGAGGTGAAGCTCATCGAGGATGTACTGCCCGGCATCGGCCCCGACACGGACCCCGCAGGGATCAAAATGGTGATCGACCGCATGCGCGTTGCCACGGACGAGGATTCGCAGACCCGCATCCGCGACTCGGTGGCCCGCGCCTTCTCCTACGGAGGGGGCGTCTGCGAGGTGGTCACGGACGAAGGCATCCGGGAATTCTCCTCGCGCTTCGAGGCCGACGGCATCGAGTTCGAACACCCCTCGGAACACCTGTTCAGCTTCAACAATCCGCTGGGGGCCTGCCCCCGGTGCGAGGGGTACGGCAAGGTGATCGGCATCGACGAGGACCTCGTGATCCCCGACAAGAGCAAGACCATCTACGAGGACGCCGTGGCCTGCTGGCGCGGCGAGACGATGCGCAAATGGAAACAGAAGCTCGTGGAGAACGCCTCGAAATTCGACTTTCCGATCCACACGCCGTTCCACGAGCTGACGCCCGAGCAGAAACGCCTGCTGTGGCGCGGCAACCAGTATTTTCACGGACTCGACGAATTTTTCGAATACATCGACTCGGAGCGGCGCAAAATCCAGTTCCGGGTGATGAAGGCCCGCTACACGGGCAAGACCACGTGTCCCGAATGCGGCGGTTCGCGCCTGCGCAAAGAGGCGCTGTACGTCCGTGTGGGCGGCAGAACGATCGCGGACCTCGTGAAGATGCCCGTGGACGAGCTGATCGCCTTCTTCGGCGGGCTGGAGCTGGATGAACACGATGCCAAAACGGCGTCGCGCATCCTCGTCGAGATCCGCAGCCGCCTGCAATACCTCGCGGACGTGGGACTGGGCTATCTGACGCTCGACCGGCTGTCATCGACCCTCTCGGGCGGCGAGAGCCAGCGCATCAACCTCTCGACATCGCTGGGCAGCAACCTCACGGGGTCGCTCTACATCCTCGACGAACCCTCGATCGGACTGCATCCGCGCGACACCAACCGCCTGATCGGCGTGTTGAAACAGCTGCGCGACCTGGGCAACACGGTGATCGTCGTGGAGCACGAGGAAGAGGTGATCCGCGCGGCGGACTGGATCGTGGACATCGGTCCCAAAGCGGGCTACAACGGCGGCGAAGTGGTTTTCAGCGGCACGCTGCCGCAGCTGCTGAAAAGCAG of the Alistipes senegalensis JC50 genome contains:
- the uvrA gene encoding excinuclease ABC subunit UvrA — encoded protein: MKHENAIYIKGARVHNLRNIEVEIPHDKLVVITGLSGSGKSTLAFDTIFAEGQRRYVESLSAYARQFLGKINKPDVDIITGIAPAIAIEQKVNTRNPRSTVGTTTEIYDYLKLLYARIGHTFSPVSGEEVRCFSVDDVAAWILAHADQRVVIGAPLALAEGQGIIEKLMLLLSEGLMRVYMDGEVKLIEDVLPGIGPDTDPAGIKMVIDRMRVATDEDSQTRIRDSVARAFSYGGGVCEVVTDEGIREFSSRFEADGIEFEHPSEHLFSFNNPLGACPRCEGYGKVIGIDEDLVIPDKSKTIYEDAVACWRGETMRKWKQKLVENASKFDFPIHTPFHELTPEQKRLLWRGNQYFHGLDEFFEYIDSERRKIQFRVMKARYTGKTTCPECGGSRLRKEALYVRVGGRTIADLVKMPVDELIAFFGGLELDEHDAKTASRILVEIRSRLQYLADVGLGYLTLDRLSSTLSGGESQRINLSTSLGSNLTGSLYILDEPSIGLHPRDTNRLIGVLKQLRDLGNTVIVVEHEEEVIRAADWIVDIGPKAGYNGGEVVFSGTLPQLLKSRKSLTADYLTGRREIAVPTTERGWSNSITVKGARENNLRNIDVRIPLGVMTCITGVSGSGKSSLAKGILYPALRRMLYDTGVKPGDFDGLAGDVQLLKSVEMVDQNPIGKSSRSNPVTYIKAYDEIRKLFSDQPYAQHNGLGASAFSFNIAGGRCEECQGEGVIKVSMQFMADVELVCEACGGRRFRDEVLEVKYRGKSIYDVLEMTVDDAIAFFGEEEKNATCRRIVERLQPLQDVGLGYIKLGQSSSTLSGGESQRVKLASFLTKDSAQGGVMFIFDEPTTGLHFHDISKLLAAFNALIERGHTIVIVEHNMDIIKCADWVVDLGPEAGTAGGRVVFEGTPRELEKCPESRTGEFLRLRTKL